In Carassius carassius chromosome 14, fCarCar2.1, whole genome shotgun sequence, the genomic stretch CGCTGCTGTGAGGTCAGTCTGTTattcatctctgtctgtgtctctcaggCCATCCTTAGCCAGAGTCAAGATAAAGCCCTGAGAAGAATAGGGGAGCTCAGGGAGGTTCGTCTGGCACACACTTTAACTCTTCATCACAGGCTCTGCGTCAATGTTTTTCTACCTCTGATATCTCTATTGCTGCTCCATTCACACTGTGTGCTTATGAAACGGCTTTCACAATGCACTTAACGTCTGCAATGTGACGTTTAGCATCTGATTTTGATTGATTGTGAGAGGATTGGGcacagtaaaattaaattaaataaaattaaattaaattaaattaaattaaattaaattaaattaaattaaattaaattaaattaaattaaattaaatttgacaaaataaaataaaataaaccatgaataaaattaaataaaaataaaccttggGATAGCGTTATAAACTATTgaatcagtttttgtttttagaatttcattttaatttcagtaaaatctttagtaattttgttgctttttcgtcatttttagtagtttattaaatatgtctatataatgtttataaataaatgagcataaagtttttatttgtaattaacattaatacactttaaaataaatttttaaaataaattaaaattaaaaaatgtaaaacaatattaatacattatatgtatagattattttttattcatacatggtttatttttatattatttatttagttgatatttttttttggtacattttattttatgcatgttttattttctttttattttctttctttattatgtaaatgcattttaatttattgatgcAGAGTTTGTTtatataggcttatttttatttgcttttgtttgttttgcactctgtgatcaaaaaatacatttatttacatttataattgttCATTTAGCAGACTGTTTTAtccaaagaattttttttttaagtagtgagTGTCAAATTCTCCAAACTTTCTAATTgatatttgaaatatgaaatatgcatGACACAGCAACAGATGTTTTATTAATATGGAAAAGGTCTTTTTATAGTTTTCTGTGGCACAAACAGTCCAAATGTAGCTTTTTGAAGTACTTTTGAATTGTTTCAATAACATGTTGCATAAAATCATTTTTAGATTGTATTATTACTATATAGTTATTGAGCGTCATATGTCCTCCTCAGGAGCTTCAGATGGACCAGCAGGCCAAGAAACACCTGCAGGAGGAGTTTGATGCTGCTCTGGAGGAGAAGGACCAGATGATCAGTGTGCTTCAGACGCAAGTACACCAGTGTTCTGTGTGTGTCGATCTCATTGTGCATTTCCTAGTTACCCGAGGTGATACTGAAACTGTTGTCTTCAGGTGTCTTTGTTGAAGAAGCGTCTGCAGGCGTCTGGAGGTGTGCTTTCCTCCGAGGTAGAGACCTCTCAGTCCAGCGACACGGTCGATGCAAACACTGACATTCAGAGCCCCTCGAAAGATGACGGCTCAGCGCTTCACACAGGTGTGCCAAGGTTTTCAAGTTCCCAGAACAGTTTTCTACACTCGTCATCTTTAACctgtttgtgttttgtgtgtggggCCAGCAGAGGGCAGCGGAGAGCCGGGCAGCGCGGTGGACCTTGAGGCTCTTCAGAAGCGAATCAAAAGGCAAGAGAGTCTCCTGCAGAGATGCAAAGAGATGATTCGATCCAGTAAAGAGCGCAGCGCTCAGCTGAGCAGCGAGAATGAGGTTTTACAGCAGCAGCTGCAGGAGAGACTGCAAGAGCTTGAGAAAATGAAGGTACAGAAACAGTAAATAAGACACAACACGAAGAACATCTAGTTTTTGCTTAGCCAGTTTTTGCTTAGATTTGTATCATGTTCAGACCCTGCATGAGGTGATTATTGAGCTTCCCCAttcaccattttattttattcatttttattttatattgatttatttttttatttgtcatttaaaccaTCATGCATGGTTTACATTTAGTAGTATTATTTACTacatattttttccatttttgagatttttttttttttaatgttatattttatttatacataatcttttttattttattttgattaatatttatttaaaaatatatcttttttaattttatctttCATTATTTTAGTCATGTatggtttctttattttattttatttttgttggcacattttattttattcagacatggtttatattatttttatttcttatttttctttattaattatttcattgtataataatatattgtataatatttttttttttactttattttattcatgcttgatttttttttttttttttgtaaatttttctgttaatgttttcttttatacTTACATGGtttattttccatttatgttATTGAATGCATGTTTTTTGTTCAATTTTATGGTTTATTCATGCATGCGGAGGGCTGAGAGTGTGTTTCCTGTGGAtgtgatgtgtttgtgttcagtggGACTGTGAGAGCAGCGTACAGACACACATTACAGCCCATCTGATCCTCCCCGTCACACTCGCTGACACTAAAACACACCAGCTGAAGATCAGCTTCATTTCAGATTTATGTGAACTAAGGCACTGCATTAAATTATCTAATAAAACTAGATTTTTACTTTTTCTGAAGAAAAGGTGCACTGGAAAGTGCCATTCATGTCCAAAGCACATAGTTGTGCATCACAGTTAAATTTTAACCTGTAGAAGTTTGTTCAGATTGGTAGTAGTAATAATTCTTGCCTGTGCCAACaccacaaataataattaaaaaaaaattatataataaaatataaatatataatatataattaaatgtataaattatacacaattttattatttttgtttattctatataccatttaagtttatttgaataatatCTGTATGATATGTATTATatcgatatataaataaaattctcAAGTTTCCATGATGATCCgttatataataaacaaataattgtttttatttttatatatatatttcttggcttattttcattttcgtttgGTTTTTGTCGAGTGTCAGTTTTGCACTCTGtgatcaaaaaatacatttatttacatatacagtcattcatttagcaggcagttttatccaaagcaattttttttttgagttgtgAGTGTCAAATTCTCCAGTTCAAGGAAACCAGCAGGAAACAGGAAGTAACCGCCGCTGCCTAAAAGAGTGGCGTTCTGCGCTCGAGGCGACGCTCCACAACCGCTGGCTGCTGTCCTGGGCTGGGATTGAGGTTTGATTGTGGGTCTGGTGTGACGACTCCACAGGCTGCTGTGATGTGGATGTGgcctgctttgtgtgtgtgtgtgtgtttatctgtggTGGGAGACACGATAATTATACACAGCTCCTTGGTTGCTGTTGTAACATAATCGCTTGGTCATGAAGGATATGCTATAGTAATGTGGAAGATCAGTATTAAGGCGTTTAACAGTTGCAAAGCCTTGCATTGCAGTGTTTTCGGCATTTTCTTAGGTGTATCGCAACAGAAAAGACCCCACTTAAGATAGTTTATATGCTTAGCCGTTCAAATCTTGTGTAGCCAGACTTATTGGATGTGCACATTTTTTCCACATTTTGCAGGTTAAAGTTTCAGGTCAGTACATTTCCAGCTGGCCTCTGCATTTCCAAGCAACTCACTTTCTAATCCAGGTTGTCTAGACTTGTCTAGCTGGCTCTGGGTTTTTTATTATAGTTCCAAATAAGTGTTGATTATTATTCTGAGAGTAATGTACTGAGATCCATCATCGCACACTCACCATCTGTCATCTGTGTTCACCAGGAGCTGCACACTACAGAGAAGACGAAGCTGATCACGCAGCTGGGAGAGGCCAAGAACCTCATCGAGCAGCTGGAGCAGGACAAGGTGAGAGAGGAACAGGACACGCTTCGTTTCGCTCCTCAGAAGGGTTCAGCTCTGCTGTGCGTCTGCCACGGGACGGTTTGTGAGCCAGCAGGAGTAGAAGCACAAATACAGAATCCACTGGCCCTCTAAACCAAAGACAAAGATCAATTATCCCggaagagctttttaaaatgaatGGAAAACATATTTCCTGTGCGCCGCTCACAGTCATATTTGCGTATAAAAGTAAGACTGGAGAATATGTCTTTCTTATTATTTTAGGATGGGGGTCAAGCATGGTCCtgaactgaaaaatatttttataggccataatatttaaatgtatatataattgtgtgtgcatatatatatatatatatatatatatatatatatatgtgtgtgtgtatatatctatctatctatctaatctgtAATTGATTgttatcatataataataatatttatattattattgaaataattaagaaatattgaatatatataatttttttgtaccaAATATTGTTGcaatatattagttatttttgaaaaatttaatttatatgtttttgtacataatgtataaatgtaatttttcaataataatatgTAACATTCCAATAACTATATGTACTTTAACATAAATTGAaacaatatatttctatattttatttttatttgtcatttattcatCTTTAAATGTCATCTAAGCTAGATTTATGTGAAATATGAGTTCATGTTGTGTTTAGCCTTTGGCCTTTACTCTGCAGGATAGAGATCATTGCCTCTTGGGTCATTGTATGGAATGCAAGCATATGTCAGAAACAATTAGAGGTGCGTCCTCAAGCTGAGCACAGAACCTGCTGTAAGGAACAGGAACCTGGTTTGCAGGAACCACATTTGTGCTAGATACTATTTGGACGTAATCAGTAGTGGATTTCAGAATTTGAAAAATTAACCGCAATATTGCGCATTCGAGATTTCGTTTTTCAGAGgccaaaatatgatcatattgaCTGAAAATCTAAGATGAgtgcattgaatttttttatgaacTGCCCCTTTAATGCTCACCTATTGCATTATTTTGAAGGGAATGGTCATTGCTGAAACCAAGCGTCAGATGCACGAGACTTTAGAGATGAAGGAAGAGGAGATTGCTCAGCTGCGCTCCAGACTCCAGCAGACCCTCGCTCAGAAAGACGAGCTGCAGGAGCAGAAAGAGAAATCAGAGAAAGCAGGTGAGTTAGACTGTCTCCTCTCTCTGTTCTCATCCCTTCTGTCTacttgacctaaatgcactttatttgactCTTTCCCAGCATTTGAAGAGCTGGAGCGAGCTCTAGGTGTGGCTCAGCGGGCGGAGGAGGCGCGCCGTCAGCTGCAGGTGAGCGTTGAGGAGCAGGTGAAACAGGTGGAGAAGGCCAGCGAGGAAGAGAGGAGAAGCTTGCAACAGGAGCTAACCAGGGTCAAACAGGAAGTGGTCACCATTATGAaggtgtgtgtgaaaaaataatAGGGTCAGAAAAAGGGTGGAAAGGTACATTTGGACTGTTTGTGCCACAGAAAACTATAAAAGACCTTTCCCATATTGATAAAACATCTGTTGCTGTGTCATGCATATTTCATTAGTTTTTTAACTTCTCAGCATCGGTATTGTTTGAGAGCTACATCCTGTTAAAAATTGGATGGTCTTGCGGAGATGCTTTAATTTTTACACTAGGATCAAGAATATTCAATCTTGTTGTGTTGCGTTTTGATATGCTGCTTTTGCTTTTTCTCTGTCCCCATTTGCACTTGACCTGCTTAAAGTTATTTTGCCTGGAGAAGCCATCAGTTCACTCACAGTGTCACATTCATCCTGAGATTTGTCTGGATGAGCGGTTAAACCTTCATGACTGCACAGTTCCCATGAAACCTGTGTGTTTTTATGGATCTGCACACCTTTAGTCTCTTCCTTTGTGTATTGGAGTATCATTCATTAGGTAAAAGGCAGTAGTAAATCAAAATTGACCAAATTGATGCCACATTTACAGCCCACCATTCTGCCTGCATGTATTTTTGACAAAGAAATTCAGCTCTGTTTCATTCATCAGGTGTCATAATCCTTGCCATAACTAAGACGCATGAATTATGTCTCTTTTTCCCTTGCCAATAATTCATAGAAGAGTGACATTTGGAGTCATCTGATTATTTTGCCAAAGCATGATGCGTTGGGGAATAGTTAACTTAGATATTTCCAATTCTTATGATGAAACTTTTGAGCTTGTCCatgagaaaatgttaaatatacttTGAATGCAATGTGagattaacactttttttttttttttaaatattaagttctgttgtcatttattattgatttttttcccctataACTGGGTAACATAAGACAAAAACTTCACAAAATGGTCTAAATGGACTGGAAAGACTGTTTTGCTTCGTATACATTAGTGTatcagtattttaaaatgtccatcaaatctgacaaatgttaatattttgtcacgatttctttcttttcagaaatCCTCAGAGGACAGGATAGCAGAAATGGAGCGGTTACATTCAGAGGCTTTGGCTAACAAAGAACAGGAACTGAGTGCCCAGATCAAACAAGCTGTGGTATGCCCTAGTTTTCATTTCTGTTGTAACTTATGATTAGTTAATGCAAATATTAGCTATTTGGATGTAGGTGTTTCCTAAGCTGTTTGCACCATTACTCTTTATTTGTCTCAGGAGCAGTGTCGTGAGGAATTGTTGAGGTCGGCACAGGAAAGAGAACAGCAGGCGTCTCTCGCTCTGGAAGAGGCAGAGCTGCAAAGAGCTGCAATTCAGACTGAAGGAGAGAACAAAGCCAAGGAACTACTGCTAGAGTTGGAGTCGACCAGAACAGTGAGTTTATTTGCCACCTTATCTTAGGATGGATCGGCAGGATATCCTTAATGTAGTTGAATAACCAAATTACCTATTATATTTGAAGCCAGCATGAATGAGAGTTTGAATGAAAGCAATGCCATATCTCAGCACTGTACATatcttaaaatgttctttttttcctctctttacAGAGAATCCAAGAACTTGAGAGTTGTCTAGGTAGCTCTGAGAAGGATTCCGCCAAGTCGGATGAACTCTCTGCGCAACTGGAAGAGCACAGAAAGAAACATGAGGCTGAAATAGCTGCTCTAGAAGAAGCACATAAGCAAGAGCTAGAAAAGACAAAGACAGTGGAGATAACAGCCCTTACCCAGCAGCATGATGCTGCTTTGGAGGAGCTTGTGCAGAAACATAAAGCAGAAATTGAATCTATACTGAAAGACAAGGAGGAACAGTTCCATTCCCATGTGGAAGACATGAACAAAAAGATGCTTGATAAACTGAGTGACAAACAAACCGAGATTGAGACCCTGTCTTCTGAGCTTAGTGAGGTACTGAATAGTAAACAGCAGTTAGAAGAAAGACTGTCCACTGTGGAGACCACCAGTGAAACCACAAGACAAGAGTTTGAAGACAGACTCAAGGAAGAACAAGTAAAATATCAGGCTGAGATTGAAGCTGTGAAACAGAAAGAACAGTCGTTTGCAGAGGTGGAGAAAATGCTGAAAGAAGAGATGAATCAGCTGAAGATTATGTTGGAGGAGAAGGAAAAAGCACTAGAGGAGCATGTGCTTAAAGAAATGACTTTGCAAGAAGGAAGTGTGCAGTTGGAGGAGCTTCGACTCAGGGAACAGTCAAATAAAGAGGCCCTTGAGAAATCAAGATCTCAGATAGGCACACTTACAGAAGAACTCCAGCAAACCAAGAATCAAGTGAAAGATTTTGAGCAAACCCTTGAGGCAATGCGTAATGATAGTCAGGAGAAAGAAGTGTGTCTTGAACAAAAGACAAGTGAACTTCAGGAATTTATGCAGAAGATGGAGCAAGTCAAGAGAGATCTATTGGAAAAAGAAAATTTGCATGCAGCTACCTGCAATAAAATGCAAGAAGAGCAAAACCGATTGACAAAGCAGCTGGATGACCAGAAGAGTTCTCACGAGAAGAAACTTGAGAACATTAGGAAAGACATGGATTGCAAGATGAAATCCCAGGAAAATAAGATGGAGAAATTAAGACAGAAACACAAAGAAGCACAGGACAAGTTGAAGAAGCAGCTTCAGGATCAAGAGGAGAATGCCAAAATGGAGTTATCTAAGAAAGCCCAAGAGATAGAACTGAAAGAACAGCAACTAAAGGAGAAGATCCTTGAGATGGCGCAAGCAAGTTCTGAGGGCCTCAGCACCACCATGTCTGATTTGGAGGCCAATCACAAAGAACACTTGGACAAGCTTCAGCTGACTCATAAACAGGAGCAGGAAGATCTTATTCGTCGCTGGCAGGAGAAACTTAACCAGAATGAGGAGGAGTTGCAGGAAACACATGCGCAGTCTTTGCAAGAAAAAGCCCAAGAGTTGGAGGAGATCTCTCAGCTGCTTTCGGCCAGCAGGGAAGAAAAGGAACAGGTTATGAAAGACATCCAGAACCTCAGGGAGGAGCTTGCCATGAGGGAAACCACTGTGCATAAACTACAGACAGAGCTCAGGGAGGCTGCAAGCAAGCTGGAAAGTTTATCTGAAGGGGAGGGTTTACTTAAAAGACAAGCCGAATCCATGGAAAAGAATCTGAACCAGGCCTTGAATGAAAGAAGCCTTTTGCAGGACGAGCTGAGAAAGGCTGAGGAAACTAGTAAGGAGAGATTGCAGAGTATATCTGAAGAGTTGGTAAACACCCAACAAAAGCTGAATATGCTTGAAATGTCCAAGTGTAAAGAGGGTGAAGATCTCCAGAGGAAACTTGAAGAAAAAACTGCTGAActccaaaataaagaaaaagagttCCAGACACAGTTGTGTGCCATCACAAAAGAATTGAAGCAGTGTTGTCAGGAAGCCCAGGCTAAGTTAGATGGGTTCTCTATTGACCTGTGTAAGAAAGTTGAGGAACGTGTTGGGGAGTTACAACGCCGGGTCGTAGATCATCTGAATAAGGTCACATATCTAAGAAATATTATCATGATGAAGGACAACAGAATTAGCACTTTAGAGAAAGAACTTCAGCAGGCTTTGGATGAGAACCATAATCTAAAGAGCTCTCTTGATGAAGTGACACTTCAGTTAAGTTCAAGTTCAGAGACTCTTAAAGCCTTACAGATCGAAAGGGAGTCTCTGCAAACCGATGCAGATAATCGCTCCCAGGTACTTTCTGAGAAACACCTTCAAATGCAGCAGCTCCATGAGGAAAAAGAACACATATCAGAAAATCTCAAAGCAAATGTTTTGCAACTAAGCAAACTAGAATCTGTCATAAATGACTTGAAGACCCAGTTAGCTAGTAGCATAACTGAGAAAGAGCAAGCCATATCTCTGCTGAATCAGCAGCACAGTGAGGACAAGGAAAGAGTAACATGCCAGATGGGGGAGACGGTGGAAAGGCTAGAAAAAGAGAAGACCTCGCTTCAAGAGCAGGTAGACTCACTCAGGAATAAGTTCTCTGAGCTGAAAAAGAAGTTCAGTCAGAATCACATCACTGTTAAATCTCTTCAAGATAAAGTTGCAGACATGGAGAGGCAGATTGCGAAGAAGGACGGACAACTTCAGATGCTCACTGCCAGCATTGACAATCACTCCATTACCAAGTCCGAGATGGACCAGGCTCTTAATGAGAAAGAACAGAGGGTTCATGCCTTGACCTCAGAGCTAGAAAGCTGCTCAAAAAAAGTTTGTGATCTGGAGGAGCAGCTAGAGTTGCGGACAAAAGAGAGGGAACAACTCGCAGCTGATTTGCAGCAGCACCTTACTATTAGGGAGAATGAAAAGATTGAGTTTATGAAGCAGGTGCAGGAAGCTCAGGACCAAAGCTCTCAAAATGGTGCCCTAATGCAGAAAACTGAGCAAAGTCTTCAGTCTTTGAGGAAAGACGTTGAAACTGCCAAGCAGGAACTGGAATCCCAGCGGAACGACTTTGAGAGGGAGAAGACTGATATCCTGAGGGCGAATGAAGAGGCTGTGAAGGCAGCACAAGAAAAGGCATCCGCTGAAACGGCTGGTAAAGTAGCTGAGTTGAAGAGGAAGGCAGAGCAAAAGATCGGCATGATTCGTAAACAGTTGACGTCACAAATTGAGGAAAAGGAGAAGGCTATCAACGCCTTGCAGACACAGTTGGAAGGCATGAAGCAAAGCCATAATGAAAAAGAACAACGTATAAAGGCTCTAGAGGAAATTGAGAGGACAATGGAGGAGGCCACTGCAAAATTGAAGGAAGATCATGCAAAACATCAACAAGAattgcagaagaaagaaaacgaGGAAAAACAGGCCTCTCTGCAAAACTTAAAAGATATCTATGAAGAGAAGCTTGCTGCTCTTCATAAAGACTTTTCTGAAAAAAAGGAGCAATCTGCTACTGCTGCTATAGAAGCTTCTTCAAGACTTGGAGAGCTTGAAACCAAACTCTCAGAATCTAATGAGCAGATTGCAAACTACCAAACTGAGGTAAGTCGCCTTAAAGCAGACCTGCTTGAACAGTCAACTCGAGTGCAGGAGCTGCAGCAGACTTGCTTGAATCTTCAAGAACAGATCAAGGAGAAACAGATTGATGAAGTTAAGAAGGAACATGTTTCTGTGCAAATGTCCAGCAGTAGATTGGGAATGGAGCCTACAGCGTTAGTGGCCAAGGAAAACATGGATGCTATCAGGAACCAAGATGATTGGACAAGTCAAAAGGACTTGTTGGTGAAAGAATATGAGGAGAAACTCCAAGATTTGCAGCAGAGGTtacaagagaaagaaaatgagctaAAAGCACAACAGAGTTCACCTCAAGAAAATGGCGAGACTGTTAATGAGTGCCTAATCAACAATACAAACACCTCAGAGAATGATCTTCAGAGAAAGCTGGTAGAGGCTGAGAACGAGAAGCAGAAGCTCCACAAAGATTTCACCAGACTACAGAAAGACCTTCGGTCTCTAAAGAAAGAGCATGAGAAGGAGCTGGAATTCCTGAAGAAGGAAATGGCTGAGGAGACCGAGAAGAAGCTGAAGTAAGATTTTTGTGACAATTTTAAAGACCGTTTGTAAATAAGGATGCATATTTTATGCTACAATATTGTTATCAGGGTTCACATGGTTGATCTTTTCAGGATTGAAATGGAAGATATGGAATTGAAACACAATTCTGCTCTTAAGCAGTTAATGAGGGAGTTTAATACTCAGATGGCCCTGAAAGAAAAGGAACTGGAAGGTTCTGTGAAGGAAACCATTGGTAAGAGGAACATGTAACTTATTTCCTAGAGTCGTCCTAGAACTATTTTCAGGCTTTACTAGGCGTGGGCGATATACCGAACTATGGAATTTTAACTATCGTCTCTATCGTGGTTTCACGATCCAATGACATTGCTGTGCTATGTGGTCACAAAAACGTTTACACACATTTTAAGCATTAcagtttaaaaacaagtgattttaagcCGTTGAAATGCAATCAGCAGTGAAAGAGAACtaatttcgctatatgcatgtgatCTCTGAGTGGCACATGCATGAGAACACGGTGCTCATAGAGCATTGGTTTATTGATAAGACTTATTTTTGCCAATTTATAGGCATTGAAcagttaaatacacacacttgtatgtgtcaaaattagggctgggcaaataattgaatgcgattttca encodes the following:
- the LOC132156721 gene encoding golgin subfamily A member 4-like isoform X5, whose protein sequence is MFKKLKQKVIEEQSPQRSSAQQVSSGERRAHLHQDAPNPASPNNREGIKAASSSPRGSVNGDGIASPQSLAQKLQQKVSSVESLLRGSSRGEGLGRSSSRDSLVRSSSRESLSLVGDNEAQSSPPYDPPSDIESEAEDSPGSAESLSKEQLLNRLHRVERSLGNYRGKYSELVTAYRTVHRDKEKTQAILSQSQDKALRRIGELREELQMDQQAKKHLQEEFDAALEEKDQMISVLQTQVSLLKKRLQASGGVLSSEVETSQSSDTVDANTDIQSPSKDDGSALHTAEGSGEPGSAVDLEALQKRIKRQESLLQRCKEMIRSSKERSAQLSSENEVLQQQLQERLQELEKMKELHTTEKTKLITQLGEAKNLIEQLEQDKGMVIAETKRQMHETLEMKEEEIAQLRSRLQQTLAQKDELQEQKEKSEKAAFEELERALGVAQRAEEARRQLQVSVEEQVKQVEKASEEERRSLQQELTRVKQEVVTIMKKSSEDRIAEMERLHSEALANKEQELSAQIKQAVEQCREELLRSAQEREQQASLALEEAELQRAAIQTEGENKAKELLLELESTRTRIQELESCLGSSEKDSAKSDELSAQLEEHRKKHEAEIAALEEAHKQELEKTKTVEITALTQQHDAALEELVQKHKAEIESILKDKEEQFHSHVEDMNKKMLDKLSDKQTEIETLSSELSEVLNSKQQLEERLSTVETTSETTRQEFEDRLKEEQVKYQAEIEAVKQKEQSFAEVEKMLKEEMNQLKIMLEEKEKALEEHVLKEMTLQEGSVQLEELRLREQSNKEALEKSRSQIGTLTEELQQTKNQVKDFEQTLEAMRNDSQEKEVCLEQKTSELQEFMQKMEQVKRDLLEKENLHAATCNKMQEEQNRLTKQLDDQKSSHEKKLENIRKDMDCKMKSQENKMEKLRQKHKEAQDKLKKQLQDQEENAKMELSKKAQEIELKEQQLKEKILEMAQASSEGLSTTMSDLEANHKEHLDKLQLTHKQEQEDLIRRWQEKLNQNEEELQETHAQSLQEKAQELEEISQLLSASREEKEQVMKDIQNLREELAMRETTVHKLQTELREAASKLESLSEGEGLLKRQAESMEKNLNQALNERSLLQDELRKAEETSKERLQSISEELVNTQQKLNMLEMSKCKEGEDLQRKLEEKTAELQNKEKEFQTQLCAITKELKQCCQEAQAKLDGFSIDLCKKVEERVGELQRRVVDHLNKVTYLRNIIMMKDNRISTLEKELQQALDENHNLKSSLDEVTLQLSSSSETLKALQIERESLQTDADNRSQVLSEKHLQMQQLHEEKEHISENLKANVLQLSKLESVINDLKTQLASSITEKEQAISLLNQQHSEDKERVTCQMGETVERLEKEKTSLQEQVDSLRNKFSELKKKFSQNHITVKSLQDKVADMERQIAKKDGQLQMLTASIDNHSITKSEMDQALNEKEQRVHALTSELESCSKKVCDLEEQLELRTKEREQLAADLQQHLTIRENEKIEFMKQVQEAQDQSSQNGALMQKTEQSLQSLRKDVETAKQELESQRNDFEREKTDILRANEEAVKAAQEKASAETAGKVAELKRKAEQKIGMIRKQLTSQIEEKEKAINALQTQLEGMKQSHNEKEQRIKALEEIERTMEEATAKLKEDHAKHQQELQKKENEEKQASLQNLKDIYEEKLAALHKDFSEKKEQSATAAIEASSRLGELETKLSESNEQIANYQTEVSRLKADLLEQSTRVQELQQTCLNLQEQIKEKQIDEVKKEHVSVQMSSSRLGMEPTALVAKENMDAIRNQDDWTSQKDLLVKEYEEKLQDLQQRLQEKENELKAQQSSPQENGETVNECLINNTNTSENDLQRKLVEAENEKQKLHKDFTRLQKDLRSLKKEHEKELEFLKKEMAEETEKKLKIEMEDMELKHNSALKQLMREFNTQMALKEKELEGSVKETIEKAQGVEAELITIERDEVSQLQKTIAQKEEDLNRMVQRYEQVLQSREVEMGDRVWEVQKELEELQQRSLSGPQGLEELKVQLAEKTTMLSEARLKEQEYHDRIHALEDKLRRSHKATVVTHLGSSYRDMSHNSADPFSEPTEFEYLRKVMFEYMMGRETKTMAKVITSMLKFPPDQAQKVLEHEDSRVLPWLR